The following is a genomic window from Methylomarinum vadi.
CCATGAATTCAAGCATGACCTGGCAACCATCGTCATCCAGCATATTGCGCTTGACCACCATCACCACCAGCGGCCTACCGGGCCGGTCCCAATGCCGATAAATGTAGGCCAATTCGTGGCGTAGGCGTTCGACCAGCAAGCGATTGTCCAACGCCAGATAAAAACCGCGCTGGTTCATGAATTGAGGCAGGAATACGATCCGCTCGTCGGCCAGCTTATACAGCAAGGCCGTGCCCAATGCGCGGATTTGCTTGTTGGGCCGTCCGCTCAGGCCAAGTCGTTGATTGCGGCCGACTTGGGTATAGGCGGCGGCCAATTCGCCCGATGCCCTGATCTGGATGGGGCTGATCTGATCGAAAGTCTGCGCGACGATGCCGAATTCATCCAACTTGTTCTGCACCGAGGCATCCTGGGCCAATAACGTGAACTGAATCTTACGGCTGCGATTGCGGCCGATACATTGCCGCCGTCCCAACGGATCAATATCGCCGATCTCCAATAACCCGTCCTGTATCAGCGCGCCCAGCATATAAAGGCTTTGCGCCCAGACCAACGGCACGTTTTCGTTGGCGACGCGGGGTTGGCTACCGGGCTGGGTGCGTTCCGCCTCGATGTTCTCGAGCGGCACTCTGTACAGTTCCGGCAGCAGGCGTTGACCGTTTTGTTCCACCAGCAAGCTATCCAGTTTGTGCCGATAAGCCGACGCCTGTTCGGCTTCGCCCCTGAATAACTTGTTCAACAACAGATAACAAAAGAACAGCGGCCATTCGCATTCGATATGCTTGAATTGCTTTAATTCGTGGGCTTCATAATACAGCCGATGAATGTCTTCGATGACTGTTTGGTGGCCGTCGCGCAAAAAGCGTTTGCAACCGTAGTTTCCCTGCAGTTTTTCACAGACTTGTCGCTCGGTTTGCAGTAATAACTCGCTGTTTTCGACGGCGAAGGCCGGATAACCGATAATACCGAGCACAGCCGCATCGACTTCCTTCGACATCGATTCGCGCGGCAACAACGACTCCAGGGTAATGCGGGAACGGGCGATTTCATCGCTGAGCACGTGAATCACCGAGGCCTGGCCGCCGTTCGGCCCGAACAGGTTGAAACCGGACATCGCCTCCAAGGCGGCCTTGGCCATGCCGACCGAACTGGCGTTCAATTCGGCGATGCCATGATTGCTCTTGTTGCCGCGTTCCCAAATGCCGTAATCGGGCGTGCGGTAGGCGCGGGCGATGTAGTGCACCAGATTCTGCACGAAATTGACTTCGTCCAGCGTAAAAATGATACGCAAGCCGGATGCGGTCATCTGCGCCAGCATTAGCAAAAACAGCGAAGTGGCGTCGAGCTGGAGATGGCCCCACTCATGATCGCCGACCACGACATTGCCGGTCTGTGTATCGTACTTGGCATGCAAGGCATCGGCCGGATTCTGGCTGTATTTGAAGCGTTCGACCTTATCCTTTTGCCGCATCATCGCGACCAGCAATCCGCGCATCAATTTAACGACGCTTTGCTCCAGTTGATAGGTTCGGCCATCGGTTTCGTCGATGCGCCGGTAGGCCAAAGCCAATCCCCAGGCGGCCAGGATACTGTAAACGTTATCGCGGACCCAGGCGTCGGTATAATTGCCGTGGACATTGACCGCGGTGCTGGCCGGCAGCAAACCGCTGACGGGGTCCTGCCGGTCCAGAATGATATCGCGCACCTGCCGGTAATAACTATCCAGTTGTTGCTTGCGGATCATGATCGTGTTGATTTATCGGCGCCGCGAACACGCCCGGTAGTCCCGGCCATGTCCGCATACGCTTTGCGGAAGAAATAAAGCCGTTAGGCATAACTTCGATCCGGTTGCAACGGGCCGGCGATACGGTCGCCATGACTTTGAGCCGGCGGCTCCAATCGGTCCGTAGCGTCCTCGAAGTCGGCGGGCGGTCGCGCATTTCCCCCCGCCATCAAATCATCGATTTGTTCGCGGTCGATGGTTTCCCATTTCATCAAGGCGTCGGCCATGCGATGTAAAATGGCGATATTCTCCTTGAGAATTTTCTCCGCCCTTTGATAATTGCGGTCGATTATCGAACGGATCTCTTCGTCGATCATCTGGGCGACGTTACTGGAGACGGTGCTGCCTTGCGCGCCGGGGTAGCCGAATAACGGCTGTCCGCTTTCCTCGCCGTAACTCAGCGGACCGAGCTTGTCCGAAAGTCCCCAGCGCGTCACCATTTTTCTGGCCAGTTCGGTCGCGCGCTCGATATCGTTGGAAGCGCCGGTCGTGACCCGGTCGTCGCCGAAGATCAACAATTCGGCCAGGCGCCCACCGAATAAGCTGGCGATCTGGCCTTCCAGCTTGCGTTTGCTGGCGCTGTACTGATCGTTTTCCGGCAAAAACATCGTGATGCCCAAGGCCCTGCCACGGGGCATGATGCTGACCTTATACACCGGATCGTGGTCGGGCATCAGCCTTCCGACGATGCAATGGCCGGCCTCGTGATAAGCGGTCAGGCGTTTGTCCTCCTCGGACATGACCATCGTATGCTTTTCCGCGCCCATCAGGATCTTGTCCTTGGCTTTTTCCAGATGCGTCATCGTTACCACCTGCATATCGGCGCGCGCGGCCAGCAAGGCGGCCTCGTTGACCAAATTGGCCAGCTCCGCCCCGGAAAATCCCGGCGTCCCGCGAGCGATTAAACCGATTTTCACATCGTCGGCGGTAGGCACTTTTTGCAGATGAACGGTCAGAATTTGTTCCCGGCCGCGCACATCGGGTAGGCCGACATTGACTTGACGGTCGAAACGGCCGGGCCGCAGCAAGGCGTCGTCGAGCACATCGGCGCGGTTGGTCGCGGCAATGACGATAATCCCTTCGTTGTCCTCGAACCCATCCATCTCCACCAGCAGCTGGTTCAAGGTTTGTTCGCGTTCCTCGTTGCCGCCGCCCATGCCGGCATTGCCTCTTTTCCGGCCGACCGCGTCGATTTCATCGATGAAAATGATACAGGGCGCGTGTTGTTTGGCCTGGGCGAACAAGTCCCTGACCCTGGAAGCCCCCACGCCGACGAACATTTCGACGAAATCGGAGCCGGAAATGGAAAAGAATTTGACCTTGGCCTCGCCGGCGATGGCGCGGGCCAGCAATGTCTTGCCGGTGCCGGGCGGTCCCACCATTAACACACCACGCGGAATCTTGCCGCCCACTTTTTGAAATTTCTGCGGCGCCTTCAAGAAATCGACCAACTCGACGACATCTGCCTTGGCTTCTTCGCATCCGGCCACGTCGGCAAACGTTACCTTGACCTGGTCTTCGGCGAACATTCTGGCCTTGCTTTTTTTCAGGCCGGAACCGCCGCCATTATTCTGCATTCTGAACATGAAGATCAGCCACATGACGACCAATAACAAGAGCGGAAACCAGGATATGAAAATCTCCATCAGCAAAGAATGTTCTTCCGGCGCCTTGGTTCTGATTTGCACACCGGTCGCCAGTAGATCATCGATTAAATGGGAATCGCCAGGGTTATAAGTGGCGAATTCCTCGCCCTCGGAGGTACGGAATTCGATAAGCCTGCCGGTAATCTCCACCCGCTCGATTTGACCGGCCTTGACCCTCTTGATGAATGAGGAATAGGCCATTTCGCCATCGTATTCCGGCGTAAAACTGATCCGGTCGTACAACACGACCGCGGCACCTAGCAATAACCCGAAGAATAAGGTCGTCAATACTGCTTTCTTCATGACAGATCTCCAATTGGGAGCCGCTCCAGTCCGCCATTCAGACACAATGCCTGGCGCGCTGAAGCAGGGAATTTATGCAAGAAATCTGCGCGAGTCGGTTCCGACAAGGCATAACTCGATTCATAAAGCCGCTATTCCTTCAGCGGCAAGTTATTGTCAGCATTTTTGATGCCACAAGCAGAAGCACTTGTAAGAACTTGATTATAAAAAGGGAAATTTCAGCAATATAAGCATATGTTTAAAGATACGATACAATTAGGGCAAAAACGCACTGTTTTGGCGCCAAAAACGAACTAATTTAGCGCTTATATCTACCCTCCTCGTTTGGCCAGATAGTTTTATGGCAAACCAAACGCTTGCCGAATCTGAAATCTTCCATGAAATTTGCATGGCAATTGCTTAAAATACGGAACTTTAAAGCCTTCCTTTCGTCATACCAGCCGTTTCCCGGCTGATTAAAAAACGGAAAATCATCGGTATGACGACAAAACCGTGCAAAACTTAAAGGAAACCGAGCATCATGGCTGAAACCAACCCAAGCAATACCCAACTCGCTCTGCAACAACTTAAGGCGATGATCGGCAGGCAGATCATCGGTCAGGAGATTCTGGTCGAACGCATGCTGATCGCGTTGCTGGCGGACGGCCATATACTGGTGGAAGGCGCGCCGGGACTGGCCAAAACCCGCGCCATCAATGTTTTAAGTAAGGGCATCGAAGCAAATTTCCACCGCGTCCAGTTCACCCCCGACCTCTTGCCCGCCGACTTAACCGGCACAGAAATCTATCGTCCCCAACAAGGCAGCTTCGAATTCCAGAAAGGACCATTATTTCATAATCTGATTCTGGCCGACGAAATCAACCGTTCCCCGGCCAAGGTCCAGGCCGCGCTGCTGGAAGCGATGGCGGAACGACAAATTACCGTCGGCGGCGCGACCTATCCATTGCCGGATTTATTCATGGTCATGGCGACGCAGAACCCGATCGAGCAGGAAGGCACCTATCCGTTGCCGGAAGCGCAATTGGACCGCTTTTTATTGCATGTCAAAATCGATTACCCGCATGCCGACCATGAACAAGACATCTTGCGCCTGGCGCGGACGGAAGCCAGGGGGGAATTGGTCAAGCAGCAGGACGAATTCCATAAAGTCAGCCAACAAACGCTTTTCAACGCGCGCCGCGAAGTCCTGGACATTTACATGGCCGACAGCCTGGAACAGTATCTGCTGCAACTGGTACTGGCCACGCGCAATCCGGGAGCTTATGGGGAGGACCTGGCGTCCTGGCTGCAATACGGCGCCAGCCCGCGCGCCAGCATTGCGCTGGACCGTTGCGCCCGCGCCAAGGCCTGGCTGCAACAACGCGACTTCGTCGGACCGGAGGACATCCAAGACATGGCCTACGACATATTGCGGCACCGTTTGATCTTGTCCTACGAAGCCGAGGCGGAGGGCGTCACCACGGACCGCTTTATTCAGGAATTGATCGGCCGCGTCGCCGTACCGTAAAGACATTTAATGTTGGGGACACGCTAGCGCTTAGTCCAACCTACAGATCATAAGTTGTAACCGCGCTTAGCTTAATACGGCGTAGGTCGTACTAAGCAAAGCGTGGACGACAACAACCAAATGGAGCACATGAAGGCAGCCACAGATAATCAACTAACGAACAGCGAGCTGGTCTCGGTCAAACTGAAGACCTTGGTCGCTCTGGCGCAGAAAGCGAGCGCGCTAAATCTGCGCCACGACCAGATCCGTTCCGGCCAAAGCGGCGGTTATCTGTCTCGTTTCAAAGGCCGCGGCATGGAATTCGACGAGTCCCGTTTGTATCAGCCGGGCGACGATATCCGCAGCATCGACTGGAAGGTCACGGCCCGCACCGACATGCCGCATACCAAAATATTCCGCGAGGAACGGGAACGGCCGGTGTTCATCTCGGTGGATTACCGGCGAGCCATGGCCTTCGCCACCCGCGGCGTGTTCAAATCGGTGCAGGCGGCCAAACTGGCGGCCCTGTTGGCCTGGGCCGCGCAGCAACACGGCGACCGCATCGGCGGGCAGATTTTCGGCGACCATTCATGTCTGGAACTGAAACCGCAAAACGGCAAACACGCCGTGCTAAGGCTGTTCAATGCCTTAGTCAGCCCTAATTTTACCGTCAACAGCGACAACATGACGTTGGAACGGGTCTTGTCACGCTTGTTACAGCATGCCCGCCCCGGCAGTCTGGTCTACATCATCAGCGATTTTCGCGGACTCGACGAAAAGTCCGAAACCCATCTGCTGAAACTGGCCCGACATTGCGAGGTCGCGTTGATCCACGTCTACGACCCGCTGGAAAGCCATCTGCCGGCCAAGGGGTGCTATCGTTTTACCGACGAACGGCGCGATATCGTCATCGATACCGGCGACAAGCAGCGCATCCTCGGTTATCAACAACGTTTTCAGCAACGATTAGAACATTTACAACATCTCTGCCAAAAACCGGGCCTGACCTTGCTCAATTGCAGTACTGCCGACGATCCGCTGGAGGTATTCAGGTAATGGAACAATCCCTGCCGATCAGAGACATCCACCTCCCCGAAGCCGTCAGTTGGTGGCCGCCGGCAATCGGCTGGTGGCTGTTATTGCTACTCATACCGTTGCTGCTATTTTTGTTATGGCGGCTTTATAAACGAATCATCCGCCGCACCGCCGTAAAAAGCGCGAAAAAATTATTGATCGCTATCAAACAGGACAAACAATCGACCGATCTGGAAAAGCTGCAACAACTGTCCACCTTGCTACGCCGGGTGGCGATCAGCCTGGAACCGAGAGATCAATGCGCCAGCCTGACCGGAGCAGCTTGGCTGCGCTACCTCGACCGATCGGTCAAGGGCTCGCCGTTCAGCGAAGGCGCCGGACGCTGCTTGGCCGATGCCCATTTTCGGCAAACCGCGCCCGAAACGATCGATATGCCGGCCTTGATCGGTTTGTGCGAACAATGGTTGAAAGGACAAAAGCCATGATACATTTCGAATGGCCCTGGCTGTTGCTGTCCTTACCATTACCGTTGTTGATCCGCTGGCTGTTGCCGACGCATGCTCCGGCGGAACAGGCCGCCTTGAAAGTGCCTTTTCTGGAAGATTTCGCCGACGCCGAGACCAGAACCGTTATGCCGGCACGACGCTGGCCCTTGCTGTTGGCCGCGATCGCCTGGGGCTTGCTGGTGTTGGCGGCAAGCCGGCCGCAATGGCTGGGCGAACCGATCGAGCAGGCCGTCAGCGGCCGCGACCTGATGCTGGCCGTGGACGTGTCCGGCAGCATGGA
Proteins encoded in this region:
- the ftsH gene encoding ATP-dependent zinc metalloprotease FtsH, encoding MKKAVLTTLFFGLLLGAAVVLYDRISFTPEYDGEMAYSSFIKRVKAGQIERVEITGRLIEFRTSEGEEFATYNPGDSHLIDDLLATGVQIRTKAPEEHSLLMEIFISWFPLLLLVVMWLIFMFRMQNNGGGSGLKKSKARMFAEDQVKVTFADVAGCEEAKADVVELVDFLKAPQKFQKVGGKIPRGVLMVGPPGTGKTLLARAIAGEAKVKFFSISGSDFVEMFVGVGASRVRDLFAQAKQHAPCIIFIDEIDAVGRKRGNAGMGGGNEEREQTLNQLLVEMDGFEDNEGIIVIAATNRADVLDDALLRPGRFDRQVNVGLPDVRGREQILTVHLQKVPTADDVKIGLIARGTPGFSGAELANLVNEAALLAARADMQVVTMTHLEKAKDKILMGAEKHTMVMSEEDKRLTAYHEAGHCIVGRLMPDHDPVYKVSIMPRGRALGITMFLPENDQYSASKRKLEGQIASLFGGRLAELLIFGDDRVTTGASNDIERATELARKMVTRWGLSDKLGPLSYGEESGQPLFGYPGAQGSTVSSNVAQMIDEEIRSIIDRNYQRAEKILKENIAILHRMADALMKWETIDREQIDDLMAGGNARPPADFEDATDRLEPPAQSHGDRIAGPLQPDRSYA
- a CDS encoding AAA family ATPase: MAETNPSNTQLALQQLKAMIGRQIIGQEILVERMLIALLADGHILVEGAPGLAKTRAINVLSKGIEANFHRVQFTPDLLPADLTGTEIYRPQQGSFEFQKGPLFHNLILADEINRSPAKVQAALLEAMAERQITVGGATYPLPDLFMVMATQNPIEQEGTYPLPEAQLDRFLLHVKIDYPHADHEQDILRLARTEARGELVKQQDEFHKVSQQTLFNARREVLDIYMADSLEQYLLQLVLATRNPGAYGEDLASWLQYGASPRASIALDRCARAKAWLQQRDFVGPEDIQDMAYDILRHRLILSYEAEAEGVTTDRFIQELIGRVAVP
- a CDS encoding DUF4381 domain-containing protein translates to MEQSLPIRDIHLPEAVSWWPPAIGWWLLLLLIPLLLFLLWRLYKRIIRRTAVKSAKKLLIAIKQDKQSTDLEKLQQLSTLLRRVAISLEPRDQCASLTGAAWLRYLDRSVKGSPFSEGAGRCLADAHFRQTAPETIDMPALIGLCEQWLKGQKP
- a CDS encoding glycoside hydrolase family 15 protein, yielding MIRKQQLDSYYRQVRDIILDRQDPVSGLLPASTAVNVHGNYTDAWVRDNVYSILAAWGLALAYRRIDETDGRTYQLEQSVVKLMRGLLVAMMRQKDKVERFKYSQNPADALHAKYDTQTGNVVVGDHEWGHLQLDATSLFLLMLAQMTASGLRIIFTLDEVNFVQNLVHYIARAYRTPDYGIWERGNKSNHGIAELNASSVGMAKAALEAMSGFNLFGPNGGQASVIHVLSDEIARSRITLESLLPRESMSKEVDAAVLGIIGYPAFAVENSELLLQTERQVCEKLQGNYGCKRFLRDGHQTVIEDIHRLYYEAHELKQFKHIECEWPLFFCYLLLNKLFRGEAEQASAYRHKLDSLLVEQNGQRLLPELYRVPLENIEAERTQPGSQPRVANENVPLVWAQSLYMLGALIQDGLLEIGDIDPLGRRQCIGRNRSRKIQFTLLAQDASVQNKLDEFGIVAQTFDQISPIQIRASGELAAAYTQVGRNQRLGLSGRPNKQIRALGTALLYKLADERIVFLPQFMNQRGFYLALDNRLLVERLRHELAYIYRHWDRPGRPLVVMVVKRNMLDDDGCQVMLEFMAELKQSSVLGVPVQLGRLAEFIPTASLERIDYLHDFRFAENDWQDGEIGESNRLPFDPLKTKPVDRQTLAHWENREDSELSELLLHESNLYAHLEILTLLLSRHGSDYAIKSEEQGSDIALRDLLEEVYARAGNMHCWDVVRRSAGLLGKHDVDLEQSAAEIIVRQKRLSVGREYSNRATFSRPPNTGEILDTIRSCNGNDAAVHIIIQELIVYLGILIKSHPELFTDMHTVRVGHIMQLITARQRRKLRASTEKAFAILLTLAPHQLARQVKETLADFQNSETELKASELLRYEGQYKHLGCARFSEQLNPKDKGSAEDWREWREQRGSVGREPAAFFAAVWEILQHCKGLIIGDGLNGKGLLPSEDILAQMTAGEQSFELLVNHRLNKIQSPDYRQMTVETLQALALIFQDHPELYIDDILITETLISHAMRICWSQQHSERSDHYQQDDALSCQAFYQLPPHEVANGIIDALNYLLNNVEQKVPSTD
- a CDS encoding DUF58 domain-containing protein, giving the protein MEHMKAATDNQLTNSELVSVKLKTLVALAQKASALNLRHDQIRSGQSGGYLSRFKGRGMEFDESRLYQPGDDIRSIDWKVTARTDMPHTKIFREERERPVFISVDYRRAMAFATRGVFKSVQAAKLAALLAWAAQQHGDRIGGQIFGDHSCLELKPQNGKHAVLRLFNALVSPNFTVNSDNMTLERVLSRLLQHARPGSLVYIISDFRGLDEKSETHLLKLARHCEVALIHVYDPLESHLPAKGCYRFTDERRDIVIDTGDKQRILGYQQRFQQRLEHLQHLCQKPGLTLLNCSTADDPLEVFR